In Streptomyces liangshanensis, the DNA window GGACGCCCGCAGCTTTCGAGCCGGCGACTCCATCTCGGCCACGATGCCTGAGTAGGCACCGGTCACGGCATTGCGCGCCGAGGGGATCCACCCGCAGCGGCGCTGAGCCACGCTGGGACAACAGCCGTCCAGGTTCCCCTTGGAGGCGCACCAGAACCACAGCCTTTGAGCTACGTCGCGCTGCCAGGGAAGCACTAGCCTGAGCCGCCGTGAGCACGGACATCCATGGCGGCATCGAGTTCCGCCATCCCGGCGTCGACGCCGGCTACTACGACGGCGAACCGTGGGTCATGGCGATGGACCTGTGGCCGCTGTACGACCAGAGCGACTACGCCGCCTTCGGCTACCTCTTCGGAGTGCGCAACTACGCGGGCTTCCGTCCTCTCGCCGCCGACCGCGGCCTTCCTCCTGACCTGTCGGACGGCCTGCGGGCCGAACTGGAGCTGATGGTGGAGGCCGGGGAACTCCACGGCGCCACCTGGGTCAGTTGGGCGGAACTCTCCCGGCTGGACCTCACGTCCGCGCCCGCCGGGTACGCCGGCCGGCTGACCTGGTCGAGAGAGTCCCTGCCTTCACTCCTGCACCAGCGGCTCGTCCCCGCTCAGTGGCCTCGGGAAGTGCTCGAGGCCGTAGGGCCGCCACCTCTCGGCCTCGACCGTTCCGCTCATCTCACGGAATGGGTCACCGGAGACCTGCGCTGCCGCTACGAGCCCTTGACTGCCGGCTTCCTCTTGGGGAGTACGACCCAGTGGCCGCACGTCTTCGCGGTGATGAAGGCGCTGGCGGGCCGGTTCGGCGAGGAGGAGATTCGGCTTGTCGTCGCCTTCGACTGATGTACGTACGCCTACTCGTCGATACCGATCAGGCGGCTCCGGGCAAGGGTCTTCGGATCCGCGTGTCCTCGCACCAGGAGGAACTCGGCCTCCGGGGCAAGCCCACCCCGTGACGTGAGAGCTTTCGGCGGGCCGGCCGCGTCCGCGCCCGCCCGCCGTCAGCTCCTGGTTGCCGTCAGCCCTCGTCGGGGGTCAGGCGCAGGGAGATGCTGTTGATGCAGTAGCGCTGGTCGGTCGGGGTGCCATAGCCCTCGCCCTCGAAGACGTGGCCCAGGTGGGAGCCGCAGCGGGCGCAGCGCACCTCGACCCGGGTCATGCCGAGGGAGCGGTCCTCGATCAGTTCGACCGCGTCCGAGTCCTTCGGGTCGTAGAACGACGGCCAGCCGCAGTGCGACTCGAACTTCGTGTCGGAGCGGAACAGCTCGGCGCTACAGGCCCGGCAGGAGTAGACGCCGGTCGTCTTCGTGTCGGTGTACTCGCCGGTGAAGGCGGGCTCGGTGCCGGCCTTGCGGAGCACCTTGTACTCCGCGGGGGACAGCTCGGCGCGCCACTGCTCGTCCGGCTTCTCGATGTCGTACGCCATTGCGCACACGCTCCCTCGGTCGGTGTACCTCTATGCGGACAGGCGGGCCAGGATCAGCGGACCGAGGTCCGTGACGTCGCCGGCGCCCATGGTGAGAACGAGATCACCGGGTCCCGCCATTCCCGCGACGAGGCCGGCCACCGCGTCCTTGTCGTGCGCGGCCGTGACCTGGGCGCCCGCGGCCGTGGCCGCGTCGATGATCAGCGCGCTGGTGATGCCCGGGATCGGGTCCTCGCGGGCCGGGTAGATGTCCAGGACCAGCGAGGAGTCGGCGAGGGCGAGGGCCTGGCCCATCTCGGTGCCCAGCTCCTGCGTACGGGAGAACAGGTGCGGCTGGAAGACGACGAGCAGCCGGGAGCCCCCGGGTGCGGCGGCGCGCATCGCCTCCAGGTCGGCGGTCATCTCCGTGGGGTGGTGCGCGTAAGAGTCGACGACCTGGACCCCGGCGGCCTCGCCCTTGAGCTGGAGGCGGCGCTTGACGCCGGTGTACGTGCCGATCGCCGACGCAAGGTTGTGCGCCGGGATGCCGAGCGCGACCCCCGCGGCCAGCGCGGCGACCGCGTTGAGCGCGTAGTGGCGGCCGGGGACCGACACCGCGAAGGTCAGGTAGCGGCCGTCGAGCACGACGGTCACCTCGCTGGTCAGACCGCGCGCGGTGATCTTGTGGACCCGTACGTCCGCGGCCGCCGCCTCACCGTAGGTGACCACCTTGAGCGTGGACAGGTCCCGTACCCGCGAGGCCAGCTCCACGGCGCCCGCCTGGTCGGCCGAGATCACCAGGGTGCCGCCCGGCACGACCTTGCCGACGAACGTCTCGAAGGACTCGTAGATCTCGTCCATCGACGCGTAGTTCGCGTGGTGGTCCAGCTCGACGTTGAGGACGATCGCGACCTCGGGGTCGTACTTCTGGAAGCTGCGGTCGCTTTCATCCGCCTCGGCCACGAAGATCTCGCCCTCGCCGTGCCGGGCGTTCGTCCCCGGGCCTTCGAGGTCGCCGCCGATCGCGTACGACGGGTCGAGGCCCAGCTCGGTGAGGGCGACGGCCAGCATGGACGTCGTGGTGGTCTTGCCGTGGGTGCCGGCGACGGCGATCGGGCGCAGGCCGCCCATCAGCGAGGCGAGCGCGTCCGAGCGGTGCACGACGGGCACGCCCAGCTCGGCGGCGCGGGCCAGCTCGGGGTTGTCGGCCCGGATCGCGCTGGAGACGACCACGCACGAGGCGTCGTCGGCGAGGTGCGCCGCCGCGTGCCCGACGTGCACGGTGGCCCCCAGCGCGCGCAGGGCCTGGGCAGTCTCCGACTCCTTCGCGTCGCTGCCCGCGACCTTGGCCCCGCGCGCGGCGAGGATCTTGGCGATTCCCGACATTCCGGCGCCGCCGATGCCGATGAAGTGCGGCCGTTCCAGGGCGGTGGGGATGCCGGGTGCCGGTGCCATCTGTATGTCTCCCAAGGTGCTGGCGGGGCGTGGCGCGTGCGCCAGGTCACGCGCTGTGTGCCGCCCAGCCTATTCGCTGTGCGCGAAGAGTTTGAGCACCGGTACGCCGACCTTGTGGCGGGCCCTGGACGCCCAGTCGCGGTGGAAGAACTCCTCCACGTAGTGCGGCTCGGTCATGACGATGACCTCGTCGGCCCCGGACTCGTCGACGACGGCCTTGAGTCTGTCGAGCGGGTGTGACTCGACGACCTCGCCGGAGGCCTGCGAGCCGTGCGCGCGCAGCGCGGCCAGCGAGTGGGCCAACGCCTTCTCGGCCGGCAGGCGCGCCTCCTCGCCCTCCGGTTCCTCGCCCTCCTGGGTGGCTTCGCGCAGCTCGCCCACCGCGACGTCGTCGATGGCGCGCAGCAGCACGTCGGCCTGGTCCCCGCGGGGCTGCATGAGCACGACGAACGCGGTCGCCTCGTCCCCGTGGAGTGTGGTGACAAATTCCACGTCCTCGGGCGTCAGGGGCTTCTCGATCATCAATACGCTTGTGAACACGTTGGACGCCCTTCGTCTTCATGGGCACGTTCGCCCGTTTCCTACGCACGTTCTGCCCGTTCGCGGGCACGTTCGGCCCACTGCGGAAACCATCCTTCCCCGCGCGGACACGGGGACTGCGAGAGTAAGTCTGCCCAGCGGGAGCTAAGCGGAACGGCAAATTCCGGTGAGGGTCGGACCCGGTCCCGCCGGGCCCCGCCGGGAGGGGCGGGGATCCCGCCGTCAGGGGCGGCGGTACCGGCCGAACAGGAACCCGTCCTCCTCCAGGAGGGAGGCCAGGGCGAACCGTTCCGGTACGGCGAGGGCCGGTCCGCCCGCGATGCGCTGCGCGTACCCGGAAGTGAGCGTCGGAGACAGCGACAGGCACAGTTCGTCCAGGACGCCGGCCGCCACGAACTGGCCGAGCAGCCGGGGCCCGCCCTCCGTGAGCAGCCGCCGCAGGCCGCGTCCGGCCAGCGCCCGCACGGCCAGGAGCGGGTCCACGCCCGCGCCGTCCCCGGCGACCAGCACCTCGGCGCCGGCCTCCCGGGCGGCCAGGACCCGGTCGGCGGGCGCGGCGGCCCCGGTCAGCACCAGGGTCGGGACGAGCGGCTCGGTGAACAGGGGCAGCGTGAAGTCCAGGTCCAGGCTGGCGGTGACCACGGCGATGACGGGGGCGGGGCCCTGGCCGGCGGCGGCGCGGCGGGCGGCGAAGGCCTCCCGGGCGCGGGCCGGCCGGTAGCCCTCCTGCCGAACCGTTTCCGCACCCACCACCACGGCGTCGGCGAGCGCCCGCAGCGTGCCGAAGATCCGCATGTCCGCGTCCGAGGAGAGCGCCTGCGAGCGGCCGTCGTGCTGGGCGGCGCCGTCGAGGGTGGACACCATGTTGGCCCGGAGCCACACACCGGTGGCCGCGTCGTTGGTCTCTCCCCCCTCGACCGCCGGGTAGGCGTACAGGTCCGCCAGCGCGTCCAGCGTCCACTCGGGCTCGGTGGCCGCCGGGCTCTGCTCAGGCGCGGCCGCACGGCCCTGCCCGGTCGCGGCCGTACGTGTCTGATCGGTCACAGGGAACAGGCGTCGCATGCCCAGCAGTCTGGCACGCCCCCCGCGCCCTCACCGGTCTGTCCGCGCACGTCGGCGCGGTCGCGCGCCCCTCGGCCACGCCCGCCCGCGCCCCGCCCCCGGCGCCTCCTCCCGCACCCCGGCCGCCCCACCCCTCCCACCCGGCAGCCCCACGGCCCCCGGCACCCCCCCACCCGCCTCCGACCTC includes these proteins:
- the msrB gene encoding peptide-methionine (R)-S-oxide reductase MsrB; its protein translation is MAYDIEKPDEQWRAELSPAEYKVLRKAGTEPAFTGEYTDTKTTGVYSCRACSAELFRSDTKFESHCGWPSFYDPKDSDAVELIEDRSLGMTRVEVRCARCGSHLGHVFEGEGYGTPTDQRYCINSISLRLTPDEG
- the murC gene encoding UDP-N-acetylmuramate--L-alanine ligase; its protein translation is MAPAPGIPTALERPHFIGIGGAGMSGIAKILAARGAKVAGSDAKESETAQALRALGATVHVGHAAAHLADDASCVVVSSAIRADNPELARAAELGVPVVHRSDALASLMGGLRPIAVAGTHGKTTTTSMLAVALTELGLDPSYAIGGDLEGPGTNARHGEGEIFVAEADESDRSFQKYDPEVAIVLNVELDHHANYASMDEIYESFETFVGKVVPGGTLVISADQAGAVELASRVRDLSTLKVVTYGEAAAADVRVHKITARGLTSEVTVVLDGRYLTFAVSVPGRHYALNAVAALAAGVALGIPAHNLASAIGTYTGVKRRLQLKGEAAGVQVVDSYAHHPTEMTADLEAMRAAAPGGSRLLVVFQPHLFSRTQELGTEMGQALALADSSLVLDIYPAREDPIPGITSALIIDAATAAGAQVTAAHDKDAVAGLVAGMAGPGDLVLTMGAGDVTDLGPLILARLSA
- a CDS encoding indole-3-glycerol phosphate synthase, which translates into the protein MFTSVLMIEKPLTPEDVEFVTTLHGDEATAFVVLMQPRGDQADVLLRAIDDVAVGELREATQEGEEPEGEEARLPAEKALAHSLAALRAHGSQASGEVVESHPLDRLKAVVDESGADEVIVMTEPHYVEEFFHRDWASRARHKVGVPVLKLFAHSE
- a CDS encoding pyrimidine reductase family protein, which gives rise to MRRLFPVTDQTRTAATGQGRAAAPEQSPAATEPEWTLDALADLYAYPAVEGGETNDAATGVWLRANMVSTLDGAAQHDGRSQALSSDADMRIFGTLRALADAVVVGAETVRQEGYRPARAREAFAARRAAAGQGPAPVIAVVTASLDLDFTLPLFTEPLVPTLVLTGAAAPADRVLAAREAGAEVLVAGDGAGVDPLLAVRALAGRGLRRLLTEGGPRLLGQFVAAGVLDELCLSLSPTLTSGYAQRIAGGPALAVPERFALASLLEEDGFLFGRYRRP